The window CATCGGCGGCCGCTTGGTCGTCGAGCACGTGCATCGTGAGAATCGGCGGAAAGCGCTCGACGATGTCCTCGACGATCGTCTGCAGGTCGATGTCGGTGAGCGCCGCGTAGCTCGTCGGGTCGAGCAGCACCACGACGGTGTCACCGTCCAGTCCTTCGACTCGGCTCACGATCCGATACTCAGGGCGCTCGAGCACTGATGTCGTCGACGACTGCTGAGAGGACGTCGAGCCGGAATCCGCCGTCGTCGAGGTGCTGGGCGCCTCCGTCACCGCACGGGCGGAGAGGGAGCCGTCGGCGGGCGCCGTCGTCGTCGTCTGCGCCACATCGCCGCCGGAACACGCGGTGACGAGCGCGGCGCTCACGATCACCCCACCGGCTGCCACCGCCCACCTCATCGGGCCAGCCTACCGCGGAGCCCGCCGGCCGGCCCGGTGCTCGAGGTGGCTTCAGGGCCGGCCGGCGGCCCACTCCTCGTAGTCGACGCCTGCCAGCCACAGCTCGGAGTGGACCAGGCGGAACCTCCTGCGGACGTCGTCGAACAGCTCGGGCGACGGGCTCACTTCGAGGCCGATCCGGCCGATGTCGAGGGTGGGACGCCACGCCTGGGCTCCCAGCACGGAGTCGACCCTGCCCTCCCAATCCGCCTCGTCGATCGCGTCGACCTGATGCCCGCTCCTCGCCAGCTTCTGCGCCGACCTGAGCGCCCGCCGCACGTGCCTCATGACGTCCTTGGCAGGTGGATCGAGGCCGATCTCGGAAGCCCACTCGGCGAAGGACTGCTCACTCCAACCTTCGGGTGACGTCACCACGGCGCGGTAGAGGTCGTCGATCCGTTCGATGAGAGAGAGGTGGTTGGTCACGTGGTCTCGCGCCGCACCAGATCGTCGAACGCCGCCGCCAGCTTCGGCACCGTTGGCCCCGAGCTGCACGATCGATCTCCGATAGCGGCGATCGGGAGGACCTCCTTGTTCGTCGACATGGCGAACGGCTCGGCGGCGCTCGTCATCTCGTCGAGGGAGAACCTCCCCTCCTCGACTGCGATCCCGAGCTGGGCGGCGAGCTCGAGCACGACGCCCCGGGTGATCGATGCGAGCACCCCGAGCTCGAGCCCGGGAGTGGCGAGCACGCCGTCCCCGATCCACCCGACGGAGTAAGTCGGCCCCTCGAGGACGGCGCCGCTGCGTCCCAGGAGGAGGGCGTCGTCGAAGCCGGCACGCTGCGCTGCCATGGTCGCCGCCAGGTTCGGTGCGTACGAGAGGGTCTTGGCGCCCGTCAGCTCGGATGCCATCCCATCGGGATGCCACGGGGCGACGACCGGCCGGACCCGGAACGGAACCGGGACGCGGCCGAGCGACTCGGCCATCACGACCGTGTGTCCCCGCGTGCTCGGCCGCCCCTCCGAGCCTCCTCCCGTCACGAGGATCCTGACCACGCAGTCGCCGCCGGCGCCCGCCCGATCGGTCACCCATGCCGCCAAGGAGGACGGGTCCGGAAGCTCGAGAGCGAGCAACGAGGCGCTCGTCTCGAGCCGGCGCAGGTGCCCCTCCAAGCGGAACGGGACGCCTCCGTACGCCCGGATCGTCTCGAAGCACCCGTAGCCGCGCTGCAGGCCGGCGTCCATCACCGAGACGGCCGCAGAGTCGAATGGCACGGCGACCCCGTCGACGAGCACGTCACCGAACATCACGATGGGCGGTACCCGTTCGTGATGGGGAGCCTCCTGTCGCGCCCGAACGCCTTGCGGGAGATCCGCACGCCCGGAGGCGCTTGGCGCCGCTTGTACTCGTTGCGATCCACCATGCGCGCCACCATCCGCACGAGGTCCAGGTCGAGGCCGCCGCCGACGACCGAGTCGACGGACATGTCGAGCTCGACGTAGCGGCGGAGGATCTCGTCGAGGATGTCGTAGTCCGGCAGCGAGTCCGTGTCGAGCTGTCCGGGCCGCAACTCTGCGGATGGCGGCTTCTCGATGATCGCCCGCGGGATGACCTCGATGTCACGGTTGCGCCACTCCGCCAGCCGGTAGACGGTCGTCTTGAACACGTCCTTGAGCACCGCGAACCCGCCTGCCATGTCGCCGTACAGCGTGGCGTAGCCGACCGCCATCTCCGACTTGTTGCCGGTGGCGACCACCATCGAGCCGAACTTGTTCGAGATGGCCATGAGCACGGCTCCGCGGATCCTCGCCTGCAGGTTCTCCTCGGCGACCCCGGGAGGTGTGTCGGCGAAGACCGGGGCGAGCGTCTCGAGGTAGGCGGCGAAGACGTCGTCTATCGGGACGACGTCGAACCTGCACCCGAGCCGCTTGGCGAGGTCCTCCGAGTCGCGCCGCGAGCCTTCCGAGCTGTAGCGGGTCGGCATCGTCACGCCCAACACGGCGTCGGGGCCGAGGGCGTCGACGGCGATGGCGCACGTGAGGGCGGAGTCGATCCCTCCCGACAGCCCGACCACCACGTCGTGGAAACCGTTCTTTCCGACGTAGTCGCGCAGGCCGGTCACGAGCGCCGTGTAGACCTCGGCTTCCTCGGACAGGCGGGGCATCGTCGCCGGCGGCGCCGGCCCGGCCGTGCCGCGTCCCCTGACACCCGGGAGTGGCACGGCCCCGGCAGGGGGAGCTTGCGGACGACCGACCGGGAGGTCGACGATGAAGCGCTCCTCGGTGAACTGGGACGCCATGTAGATCTCCGCGCCTGCGCCATCGAACACCATCGATTCGCCATCGAAGACGAGCTCGTCCTGGCCGCCCACCATGTTGAGGTAGACGACCGGCACGCCGGAGCGCCTCGCCTCGCTCGCCAGCAGCCTGGCCCGCTCCCTCCCCTTGCCCTCGTGGTATGGCGAGCCGTTGATGTTGAGGAGGACCACGGCGCCGCCGTCGGCCTGCACGGCAGGCGGTCCCGTCGGTGACCAGATGTCCTCGCACACCGAGATGCCGAGAGGGACCCCGTCAAGCAGCCAGATCCGTCCCGGCTGGCGGCCGCGCACGAAATACCGAGCCTCGTCGAACACCCCGTAGTTCGGGAGCAGGACCTTGTGGTACACGCCGCCGATCCGTCCGTGGGACACGACTGCCGCGGCGTTGGCGATGCCACGCGCCACCGCGTCATCGTCGGGACCGTCGAATGAGACCCGGTCGATGAAGCCGACGACTGCGGTGGTCTCGCGAGACGCCGCCGCGATCTGCTGCAGCCCCTCCAGGTTGGCGTCGACGAAGCCATCGCGCAGCACCAGATCCTCAGGTGGGTAGCCGGTGACCGCCAGCTCGGGTAGGAGGACCAGGTCGGCATGGTGTGACTCGGCCCACGCCATGGCGTCGAGGATGGAGGCGACGTTCGCTGCGATGTCACCGACGTTCGTGTTGATCTGGGCGCAAGCGATACGCAGCCGCTCCATCCGGGCGAGGTTACCTGCGGGGGTGACGACCGATGCGAGACGACGAGCGTCAGGTGCCTCGCACGGTCTCCTCGATGAGGAAGTCGACGACTGCCAGCAGCGCCTCCTGCTCGGACGAGCCGCCGGCGATGGCCGCCCGGTAGACGCCGAGCTGCTTGTCTGCGCTCGTCCCCTCGCTCACGATCGTCCGAAGGTGGTGGATCTCGCCCACGCACCCGAGCATCTCGGCATCCGGCTCGACCCGTGATATGAGCTCCTCGAGGAGCGCCGGGTACGGGACGAGCTCGCCGAGGCCGAAGTCGATGAGCGGCTCCGAGAAGCCGTAGCGCTGCGCCCGCCACAGGTTCTCCTCGATGAGCATCCGCGAGTAGATCCGCCAGCGTTGGTTCGTCGTGCGCATGCGGTAGAGCATCGAGAGCAGGCAAACGAAGGCGGCTGCGATGGCCAAGGCATCGTCGATGCTCGTGCAGATGTCCGGGCTGCGCATCTCGAGGGTGGGGTACCGGGCGCTCGGCCTGACGTCCCACCACAGCCGGGTGGCGTCCTCGATCACGCCGGCGTCGACGAGGACGGCGACGTGCCTGCTGTAGTCGGCCCAGGTGGAGAACTCATCCGGGAGCCCTGTGCGAGGAAGCGTCCTGAAGATGGAGGTGCGGTAGCTCTTCAGCCCGGTGTCCTGGCCTCCCCAGAACGGAGATGACGTCGACAGCGCCAGCAGGTGGGGCATGAAGTAGACGACCTGGTTCATGAGGTCGATGCGCAAGTCGGGATCCTCGATTCCGACGTGCACGTGCATCCCGCAGATCACGAGCCGCTGGGCGACTCCCGCCATGGCCTTCGCCAGGAGCCGGTACCGCTCCTTGTCGGTGTGCTGTTGCTCGCTCCACGCCGCAAACGGGTGAGTCGACGCCGAGATCGGAGCGAGCCCGAAGTCGCTGGTCACGTCGGCGATCGTCCTCCGGAGACGCTTCAGGTCGGCCCTCGCCGCCGCCACGGTCGGGCACACGTTCGTACCGACCTCGATCTGGCAGCGGAGGAACTCGGGACTGACCTGTGGTCCCAGGATCTCCTCGCACCGGCTCATCAGGCCGTCGGGAAGATCGCGGACGAGGTCCCGCGATTCACGGTCGACGATGAGGTATTCCTCCTCGATCCCCATCGTCAGCTCGGGGCGTGGCACCCCCATGCGGCTCCCTTCACGGTGGCGGCTCAAGTTACCGCCGCGGCGGGATCGATGACTGGGAAACCGGGACTCTCGGTCGGGGACCCTCGCTCAGTCGATCACGAGAAGGCCCGCTGCCTGCAGGCTCACCCTGAGTCGGTCGCCGTCACCGGGGCGAACCGAGATGGTGAGCACTCCCCCACCGCCGTGTGGCGAATGGCGCAACTGGATGTCGCGGACGTCCACCCCGGACTCCTCGAAGGCGTGGCCGACCTTGCCGAGCTCGCCCGGCCGGTCTGCCAGGGCGATGCTCACAGACGTGACTCGGGCCGTGAGCGACGAGCGGGCATCGCGGGCCGCGGCGAGGAGGCCGCCGAGGGCTGGAGCGTCGACCAGGCTGGCCTCGAACTCGTCGAGCCTTCGCTTGAGGCGGGCGAGCGTCGCCGAGACCGCCTCCCGGTTCGCATCGAGCACTTCGACCCACAGGGCAGGGTCGGAGGCGGCCACCCTCGTGAGGTCGCGGAAGCTGCCGGCGGCGAGATCGAGGGCTCCGTCTGCGCCGACGGCCTCCGTCACGAGCGCCGCCGCCAGGAGTTGCGGCACGTGGCTGATGGCGGCGACCAGCTCGTCGTGGGCCACCGCGGTCATTCTCACCGGGCGGGCGCCGAGCAGCCGGACGACGCCCTCGACGGACGCAAGATCCGCTTCGGAGGCTCCGTCCGTGGCGACGACCCAGGCGGCTCCCTTGAAGAGCGAGCTCGAGGCCGCCTGCGGACCACTCACCTCGCGGCCCGCCATCGGGTGCGTGCCGACGAAACGGGCCCCTCGGGCGGCGGCCGACACGATCGGCGCCTTCACGCCGGCAACATCGATGGTGAGCACCTCCCCGACGAGGTCGGCCACTGCGTGGCGCGTCGCCCGCGGCGG is drawn from Acidimicrobiia bacterium and contains these coding sequences:
- a CDS encoding aminotransferase class IV — translated: MFGDVLVDGVAVPFDSAAVSVMDAGLQRGYGCFETIRAYGGVPFRLEGHLRRLETSASLLALELPDPSSLAAWVTDRAGAGGDCVVRILVTGGGSEGRPSTRGHTVVMAESLGRVPVPFRVRPVVAPWHPDGMASELTGAKTLSYAPNLAATMAAQRAGFDDALLLGRSGAVLEGPTYSVGWIGDGVLATPGLELGVLASITRGVVLELAAQLGIAVEEGRFSLDEMTSAAEPFAMSTNKEVLPIAAIGDRSCSSGPTVPKLAAAFDDLVRRETT
- a CDS encoding NAD+ synthase: MERLRIACAQINTNVGDIAANVASILDAMAWAESHHADLVLLPELAVTGYPPEDLVLRDGFVDANLEGLQQIAAASRETTAVVGFIDRVSFDGPDDDAVARGIANAAAVVSHGRIGGVYHKVLLPNYGVFDEARYFVRGRQPGRIWLLDGVPLGISVCEDIWSPTGPPAVQADGGAVVLLNINGSPYHEGKGRERARLLASEARRSGVPVVYLNMVGGQDELVFDGESMVFDGAGAEIYMASQFTEERFIVDLPVGRPQAPPAGAVPLPGVRGRGTAGPAPPATMPRLSEEAEVYTALVTGLRDYVGKNGFHDVVVGLSGGIDSALTCAIAVDALGPDAVLGVTMPTRYSSEGSRRDSEDLAKRLGCRFDVVPIDDVFAAYLETLAPVFADTPPGVAEENLQARIRGAVLMAISNKFGSMVVATGNKSEMAVGYATLYGDMAGGFAVLKDVFKTTVYRLAEWRNRDIEVIPRAIIEKPPSAELRPGQLDTDSLPDYDILDEILRRYVELDMSVDSVVGGGLDLDLVRMVARMVDRNEYKRRQAPPGVRISRKAFGRDRRLPITNGYRPS
- a CDS encoding carboxylate-amine ligase codes for the protein MGVPRPELTMGIEEEYLIVDRESRDLVRDLPDGLMSRCEEILGPQVSPEFLRCQIEVGTNVCPTVAAARADLKRLRRTIADVTSDFGLAPISASTHPFAAWSEQQHTDKERYRLLAKAMAGVAQRLVICGMHVHVGIEDPDLRIDLMNQVVYFMPHLLALSTSSPFWGGQDTGLKSYRTSIFRTLPRTGLPDEFSTWADYSRHVAVLVDAGVIEDATRLWWDVRPSARYPTLEMRSPDICTSIDDALAIAAAFVCLLSMLYRMRTTNQRWRIYSRMLIEENLWRAQRYGFSEPLIDFGLGELVPYPALLEELISRVEPDAEMLGCVGEIHHLRTIVSEGTSADKQLGVYRAAIAGGSSEQEALLAVVDFLIEETVRGT
- a CDS encoding prephenate dehydrogenase/arogenate dehydrogenase family protein; the protein is MPVAGILGTGLIGASIGMGLRQAGWHVRGWDEDEGTLRTAFERGALDETAAGVSDVAVGADLFVIALPPRATRHAVADLVGEVLTIDVAGVKAPIVSAAARGARFVGTHPMAGREVSGPQAASSSLFKGAAWVVATDGASEADLASVEGVVRLLGARPVRMTAVAHDELVAAISHVPQLLAAALVTEAVGADGALDLAAGSFRDLTRVAASDPALWVEVLDANREAVSATLARLKRRLDEFEASLVDAPALGGLLAAARDARSSLTARVTSVSIALADRPGELGKVGHAFEESGVDVRDIQLRHSPHGGGGVLTISVRPGDGDRLRVSLQAAGLLVID